GGAATCTTTGATAGCCATAACGCACGGCCAGATCGCCCAGGCCGCCGGCCCCGACCACGCCGGCCATGGCGGTATAGGACACCAGCGCGATGGCGGTCATGGTGATGGCGGCGATCAGGCCGGGCATGGCTTCGGGCAGCAGGGTATGGACGATGATCTGGCGCTTGCTGGCCCCTAAGGCCTGCGTGGCCTCGACCACGGCGTGCTCAACCTCGCGCAGAGCGGTTTCGACCAGACGCGCGAAAAAGGGCGCCGCCCCCAGAACGAGCGGCGGAATGGCGCCACGGACGCCCAGCGAGGTGCCGACCAGGGCCAGGGTCACCGGAATAAGCAGGATGAACAGGATGACGAACGGGATGGAGCGCAGCACATTGACGATCAGGCTAAGCACGCCATAGGTGAAGCGGTTGGGCGCCAGGCCGGTCGGCGAGGTCACCGACAGCCATACCCCGACCGGCAGACCGAGGATAACGCTCAAAACCAGAGAGCCCAGCAGCATGGCGACGGTTTCCCAGCTCGCCAGCGCGATTTCACCACCGTCTATATGGCTGAAAAACTGCACGAAATCACTCATATCAGGCCCTCCACGCGCACGCCGCGCGTTTTCAGGCGCTCGATCACCAGGGCACGATCCGTGCCCGTGATATCGACGATCAGATGGCCATAGGGCACGGATTTCAGTTCGGACACCTGCCCGGCCAGAATACTGAAACGGACATCGGCGCCTTGCGTGGCGGCGCTCAGGGCATCGCCCGTCACCACCTCACCGAAATAGGTCAGGCGCAGGCGGGTATCGGCCGCGCCGGAGATCGACGGCGCATGCGGCAGAAGGTGTCTGCCAAGCGCGCGCGCCGCATCGCTGACCGGATCGAACAACACCTGCGCCACGGTCCCTACCTCGGCGAGCCGGCCCTCTTCGAGCACGGCGACGCGGTCGCAGATCTGGCGCACCACGTTCATTTCGTGCGTCACGATGACGACGGTCAGGCCAAGATCGCGGTTGAGTTCGGCCAGCAGGGCCAGCACGCCCTGCGTCGCTTCGGGATCGAGCGCGCTGGTCGGTTCGTCGCACAACAGGATATCCGGCGCATTGGCCAGCGCGCGGGCGATGGCGACGCGCTGCTTCTGGCCGCCGGAAAGCTGCGACGGGTACTTGTCGGCGTGATCGCTCAGGCCCACCCGCGCCAGCAGATCATCGACGCGCTGATGGTCGGCGTCGGTCAGGCTTTTTTTGGCCAGTTTCAGGGCGAACAGCACGTTCTGGCGGGCGGTTTTCGATGACAGCAGCCCGAACGCCTGAAAGATCATACCGAGCTTATGACGCACCGCCGACAACTGCGCCGCTTTCAGCTTGCCGATATCGACGCCATTGACCTCGACCGTACCGCGCGTCGGCGTCTCCAGCCGGTTGATCAGGCGCACCAGGGTTGACTTGCCCGAACCCGACGGTCCGATGATGCCGAAGACCTCACCCAACTCGATGCCGAGCGAGACGCCGGACAGGGCATCCTGCGTCCGCCCCTTCAGGGCAAACCGCTTGGAAACATCATGGAACCGGATCAGAGACAAGGCACACCTAAAGAAAACTTGGACGGTTGGGTTTAGCGATCTGACCCCGCGAGGTAAAGCGACTTTTGAAAGCGCTTTTAAATGTCAGACAATAAACTTGACCGGGCGTGAGCGCCGTCTATGCTGCGCGCATAAAAACAATATCGGGATGAGATCATGGTTCGCTTGTCACGTCGTCAGGCCATCGCCGCCGGCACAGCGCTTAGCGCTTTAGGTGCAATCAAGGCACAGGCGCAAAGCAAGAACGCTCAGGTCACGCCATTTCCACTGACGGCGGTGCGGCTGAAAGCCTCGATCTTCGAAACCGCCAGCGAGGCCAACAAGAGCTACCTGCTGGCGCTTGAGCCTGACCGCCTGCTGCACAATTTCTATCTGTTCGCCGGCTTGCCGACCAAGGGCGAGGTCTATGGCGGCTGGGAAGCGCGCGGCATCGCCGGCCACAGCCTCGGCCACTATATGAGCGCCTGTTCCCTGATGTACGCCCAGACCGGTGATGCGGCTCTGAAACAGCGCGCCGACTATATCATCGCCGCCCTGCTCGTCATTCAGGCGAAGAACGGTGACGGCTATGCCGGCGGCACGACGGTGGACCGCGACGGCAAGACGGTCGATGGCAAGATCATCTATGAGGAACTGCGCAAGGGCGATATCCGCACGGCCGGTTTCGATCTCAACGGCGGCTGGGTGCCGATCTACACCTACCACAAGGTATTCGCCGGCGTGCTCGATACCCATGCCCTGTGCGGCAATGCCGACGCCCTGAAGGTGGCGATCGGGCTGGCCGATTATCTCGGCACGATTTTCGAGACTTTAAGCGACGATCAGGTCCAGACCGTCCTGATGGCCGAACACGGCGGCATCAACGACACCTATGCCCAGCTTTACGCCCGCACGCAGGACAAACGCTGGCTGAAACTGGCCGAGCGCATCCGCCACAAGGCCGTGCTCGATCCGATCACCGAGGGCCGCGATGAACTGGCCGGCAAGCACGCCAACACCCAGATTCCCAAGGTCATCGGTCTGGCGCGCCTCTACGAACTGACCGGCGAACCTAAGCACGCCAAGGCGGCCATGTTCTTCTGGGAGACGGTGACAAAAGACCACTCCTATGTCATCGGCGGCAATTCCAATTTCGAGCACTTTGGCGAACCGCGCATGCTGGCCAACCGCCTGGGTCAGCAGACCTGCGAGGCCTGCAACACCTACAACATGCTGAAACTGAGCCGCCATCTCTATGGCTGGAGCGGCGACAAGCGCTATTTCGACTTTTTCGAGCGCGCTCATCTCAACCACATCATGTCGCAGCAGGACCCGGCCACCGGCATGGTGTCCTACTTCTCACCCCTGGCCTCAGGCTATGGCCGCAAGCATTCGACGCCGGACAACGACTTCTGGTGCTGCGTCGGCTCCGGCATGGAAAGCCACGCCAAGCACGGTGAGAGCATCTACTGGCAACAGGGCGACCGCATCCTGATCAACCTCTATTACGCCTCGACGCTCGACGCGGCGGATCAGGGCGTGAAGATCGATATGGAGACGGCCTTCCCTTATGAGGACATGGTGCGCCTGCGCGTTTCCGGCACACCGAAAAAGCCGGTGAGCCTGGGTCTTCGGGTGCCGGACTGGTGCGCCGCACCGGTGCTGACGCGCAATGGCGTGGCGGTGACCGCCCCGGCGAAAAACGGCTATCTGCTGCTCGATGGCCTGAAAGCCGGCGACAGCCTCACCCTGAAACTGCCGATGACCATCCGCAGCGATGCCATGCCGGATGACGCCAACCTGATCGCCTTCCTCAACGGCCCGCTGGTGCTGGCCGCCGATCTCGGCCCGGTCAGCGCGCCATGGAGCGGTATCGATCCGGTGATCATCGCCGACAGCGAGCACGATATCCTGCGGCCGGCGCTGGAAGGCGCGGCCCAGAGCTTTACCCCCGGCGACAAGGGCTATCCCGCCCCCCTCACCTTGCGTCCCTATTTCGATCAGCACCACAACCGCACCGCGGTCTATTTCCGCCGCTTTGGCGTGGTGGAATGGCCGGTGGCCGAGGCCGCCTACCGCGAGGAAGCCCGCGCCAAGGCCGACAAGGAAGCCCGCACGGTTGATGTCATCCGGCTTGGCGAACAACAGCCGGAGAAGGATCATAATTTCGACGGCACCGACGCCACCAGTGTCATCACGCACATCAACACGCGCGGCCGCATGGTCAATGGCTATTTCCAGTTCGACATGCGCGTCCAGCCGGGGCCGCAGACGCTTTACGTCACCTATAACGGCGCCGATCGTAACCGCGACATCCGCATCCTGATCGACGGCCAGCCGTTCGCCATCGAAAAGCTCGAAGGCGCGCCGACCTCAGCGCTCCAGATCAAGACCTATGCCCTGCCGGAAGCCCTGACCAAGGGGAAAACCAGAGTGCGTCTGCGCTTCGATGTGCCTGACAATAAGTGGCAATGGACGACGGTCTATGAGTGCCGCATCCTGAAAGCGGGCGGTACAGCGGTTTAGGGGAGCCCCGCCCCCCTTCAAAGTCAGGCGCGCCGACGTCCCCCTACTGGAAGACGGTGGCGTTCAAACGTCACCGTCTGGCTGTCTCCGGCGACAAGATCGACATCGGCGACGTTACGCTTCCCTTTTGAGGGAGAGACGACTCGCGAACGCGCAGGACCACAAGCGCAGCCAGCGTGTAGCGGTCGAACCTTCAGCTCATCAGGCCCTGGCTGCGGGCGAAATTGACGAAAAGCTGCGGCCAGATATGGTAGGGCTGGTCGAGATCGGGCTTCATGCCAAAGCCATGACCGCCCCGCGCGAACAGGTGGGTTTCGACCATAATCCCCTTGGCTTTCAGCGCATCGCGGAAGACCGTCGTATTGGCCACCGGCACGGTCGTGTCGTCTTCGGCATGGGTCAGGAAAACCGGCGGGGTCCGGGCGTCGATATTGTGATCCGGCGCATAACGGGCGATCTGTTCAGCCGTGGCGGGGCCGCCAAAAAGCGAAGGCGCTGTGCCATCATAGGCAATGGCCGGGTCCAGCGACTGCACCGGATAGATGGGTGCGGCCAGAGACGGGCGAGCGTCGAGCGCATCGGCGTCATCAACGGGCGCGTAAAGCGCTTGCGCGTGGCGCGTCGCCAGCGAGGCGGTGATGAAGCCGCCGGCGCTGAAGCCGATCACGCCGACGCGCTTGGGATCGAGTTTATACTGCGCAGCATGTTTGCGGATCAGACGCATGGCGCGCTGGGCGTCGATCGTGGCGACATCGGCCTTGTTGTCCCAGCCATCATTGGCCAGCCGGTAAAACAGCACGAAACAGGTGATGCCCTGCTGGTTGAGATAATCGGCGAGCGCATAGCCTTCATGATCGAAATAGTTCCACCAAAAGCCGCCGCCGGGGATGATCAGCATGGCACCACCCGTGGGATTGGCAGCCGGAAAAACCGCCATGCGCGGTTTTGTTATGCCCTGCACGCGGCGGAACTTGATCGCAGGATCGGTCGAGGTTTCCTCAACGACTTCCTTCATATCGGGATGAACCTGCCCGGCGACGCCCTTCGGCCACAGGTCGATGGTGGTGGTCGGTGCCGGCCAGCCGGGCACCACCTTGGCCGTATCGGGTGCGGCGGTCTGGGCAGCGGCGGCCGTAGCGGTCAGCGCCAGGGGAGCAAGCAAGAGCGAACGGCGAAACTTATCCATATGATCTCTCAATAACCCTCAATGATGTGGCGAAAATGGATGGTTTTTGAGCATCGCCGCGGAGCGTACTTAAGTACGTGAGCAGCGAAGCGCAGAAAAGTGTCCATTTGCAGACCATCAGTGGGGCGTTATTCCCATCAGGTTACGAAGCGAC
The window above is part of the Asticcacaulis sp. MM231 genome. Proteins encoded here:
- a CDS encoding methionine ABC transporter permease, giving the protein MSDFVQFFSHIDGGEIALASWETVAMLLGSLVLSVILGLPVGVWLSVTSPTGLAPNRFTYGVLSLIVNVLRSIPFVILFILLIPVTLALVGTSLGVRGAIPPLVLGAAPFFARLVETALREVEHAVVEATQALGASKRQIIVHTLLPEAMPGLIAAITMTAIALVSYTAMAGVVGAGGLGDLAVRYGYQRFQTDVMVVTVALIVVLVQGLQMLGDALVARFHRK
- a CDS encoding ATP-binding cassette domain-containing protein, with the translated sequence MIRFHDVSKRFALKGRTQDALSGVSLGIELGEVFGIIGPSGSGKSTLVRLINRLETPTRGTVEVNGVDIGKLKAAQLSAVRHKLGMIFQAFGLLSSKTARQNVLFALKLAKKSLTDADHQRVDDLLARVGLSDHADKYPSQLSGGQKQRVAIARALANAPDILLCDEPTSALDPEATQGVLALLAELNRDLGLTVVIVTHEMNVVRQICDRVAVLEEGRLAEVGTVAQVLFDPVSDAARALGRHLLPHAPSISGAADTRLRLTYFGEVVTGDALSAATQGADVRFSILAGQVSELKSVPYGHLIVDITGTDRALVIERLKTRGVRVEGLI
- a CDS encoding glycoside hydrolase family 127 protein, with the protein product MVRLSRRQAIAAGTALSALGAIKAQAQSKNAQVTPFPLTAVRLKASIFETASEANKSYLLALEPDRLLHNFYLFAGLPTKGEVYGGWEARGIAGHSLGHYMSACSLMYAQTGDAALKQRADYIIAALLVIQAKNGDGYAGGTTVDRDGKTVDGKIIYEELRKGDIRTAGFDLNGGWVPIYTYHKVFAGVLDTHALCGNADALKVAIGLADYLGTIFETLSDDQVQTVLMAEHGGINDTYAQLYARTQDKRWLKLAERIRHKAVLDPITEGRDELAGKHANTQIPKVIGLARLYELTGEPKHAKAAMFFWETVTKDHSYVIGGNSNFEHFGEPRMLANRLGQQTCEACNTYNMLKLSRHLYGWSGDKRYFDFFERAHLNHIMSQQDPATGMVSYFSPLASGYGRKHSTPDNDFWCCVGSGMESHAKHGESIYWQQGDRILINLYYASTLDAADQGVKIDMETAFPYEDMVRLRVSGTPKKPVSLGLRVPDWCAAPVLTRNGVAVTAPAKNGYLLLDGLKAGDSLTLKLPMTIRSDAMPDDANLIAFLNGPLVLAADLGPVSAPWSGIDPVIIADSEHDILRPALEGAAQSFTPGDKGYPAPLTLRPYFDQHHNRTAVYFRRFGVVEWPVAEAAYREEARAKADKEARTVDVIRLGEQQPEKDHNFDGTDATSVITHINTRGRMVNGYFQFDMRVQPGPQTLYVTYNGADRNRDIRILIDGQPFAIEKLEGAPTSALQIKTYALPEALTKGKTRVRLRFDVPDNKWQWTTVYECRILKAGGTAV
- a CDS encoding alpha/beta hydrolase; this translates as MDKFRRSLLLAPLALTATAAAAQTAAPDTAKVVPGWPAPTTTIDLWPKGVAGQVHPDMKEVVEETSTDPAIKFRRVQGITKPRMAVFPAANPTGGAMLIIPGGGFWWNYFDHEGYALADYLNQQGITCFVLFYRLANDGWDNKADVATIDAQRAMRLIRKHAAQYKLDPKRVGVIGFSAGGFITASLATRHAQALYAPVDDADALDARPSLAAPIYPVQSLDPAIAYDGTAPSLFGGPATAEQIARYAPDHNIDARTPPVFLTHAEDDTTVPVANTTVFRDALKAKGIMVETHLFARGGHGFGMKPDLDQPYHIWPQLFVNFARSQGLMS